GCGTACAGCTTCCCGAAAGCCCGACCTGGGACACCAGCACGCAATGCCGACCAACGACAACATTGTGCCCGATCTGGACCTGGTTATCGATCTTGGTACCCTCACCGATCATCGTGTCCCGGTTCGCACCCCGGTCAATGGTCGTGTTGGCGCCAATCTCCACGTCATCCTGAATGATGACCCGTCCAACCTGCGGCACCTTCAGGTGTCCGCCCGGCCCCATGGCATATCCGAAACCGTCCTGCCCACAGGCGACACCCGGATGCAAAAAGACCCTGTCTCCAAGCACGGAATGTTGCACGGTAGAATTCGGGCCAATGATACAGTCACGCCCGATCTTGGCGCCACGGCCAATTACGGCATTTGACCGGATGACGGTTCCTGCACCGATTTCAGCGCCCGCTCCAACAACCGCGCCCGGCTCTACGGTCACATTGTCTTCAAGCCTGGCTTCCGGGTCCACATGCGCCCTCTCGGAGACAATCGCATCTCCTTGATCGCGCGGCCGCATGGCCGCCGGATAAAGCTGTGCCAAGACCATTGCCCAGGAACGGTAGGCATCGGCACACACCAGAACCGCAACACCTTCCGGCACCTTGTCCTTGTGTCTCTTGCCGACCAGACAGGCAGCTGCCGTGGTCGCTTCGAGTTGTTTCAGGTACGCGGTGTTGTCGAAAAAGACCAAAGCGCCAGGTCCGGCATCTTCAAGCGGACCGACACTCGAGATTTCCAGTGAGGGATCGCCGCGATAAATTTCGGCATTCGCCCACTTGGCGATATCGCTCAGCGAAACCGGGGCTGGCGCCTCGAAGAAACTCGGCTCGGACATGTCGTTACCCTTCTCGCCTCAAAACAAAAACGGCCGCCGATCATATCGGCGGCCGTAACTGTTCTATGAGACCGCAGTTTAGAACCTTGTGCCACCGCTCAGACGGAACACCTGGGTCTTGTCGTCGTCATCCTTGACCAGCGGGTAGGCAAAGTCGGCGCGGAGCGGACCGAACGGCGAGTTCCAGCGGATACCTGCACCAACGGACGCGCGGATGTTGAAGTCGTTTGAGTCCACCCGGCCGCCATTGTTCTCGACCAGGTTGACCAGATCGCTGTCGGAGTCCCACAGGGAACCGGCATCTGCGAACACCGCGCCACTCAGGCCGAATTCCTTCGGAAGGACCGGGAACGGGAAACGTGTCTCGGCCGTGGCAGCGAAGTAGAACTGGCCACCAAGAGCGTCACCGGTCCCTGCGTCACGCGGGCCAATGCCCTGGTTTTCGAAACCGCGCACAAGGTTGCCACCCAGCATGAACTGTTCGGAAACACGCAGCCGCTCGTCACCAAGGGCGAAGATGTTGCCACCGCGAACGGACAGGCTACCAACGAGACCGTAGTCTGCCAGGATTTCCTTGTAGGCACGTGCCTGAGCTTCGGTCTTGACGTAGAAGCTGTCGCCACCGAGACCGGCAAATTCCTGACCGAAGGAAACGTACAGACCGTCAGTCGGGTCAAGGTTCCGGTCAAGGGTGTTGTACCGCAGCTCATAGCCGGCAAGGGACGTCAGATATGTGCCGAGCGAGTCACACACAGCCAGCGACAGACTCGAGGTGTCGCAGTTGTTGATGCCGGTAGACTTGTTGTCGGGGTCCGAGTTGTCCTCAGAGAAGATGTTATAGAACAGGCGAAGCGTCAGCTCTTCCTCGCGCAGCGGCAAGGTGAAACCGAAACCGCCACCGGTCTTCTTCTGGTCAAACGAACGGTAGTCATTGGCATCGTCGATCTTGCGATACACGTCCAGATCAAGAGCCACCCTGCGTCCCATGAAGAACGGTTCGACAAAGCGGAACTCGTAGGACTGCGTGTCTGTACCGCCACCAACCGCGACTTTGACGAACTGACCGCGACCCAGGAAGTTTTTCTCTGTCAGAGAAATATCACCGATCACGCCATCGACCGTCGAATAGCCAACACCGAAGGAAATCTCACCGGTCGGTTTTTCCTCGACACGGACATTCACCACAACACGGTCAGGAGAGCTGCCCTGTTGCGTGGTCACAGACACCTTCTCGAAGAAGCCGAGATTGCGCAACCGCCGCTCAGCCTTGTCGATCAGGGCACGGTTGAAGGCATCACCTTCAGCAATATCGAATTCGCGGCGAATGACATATTCGCGGGTGCGATCGTTGCCAATGATGTTGATGCGCTCGACATAGGCCCGCGGACCT
This genomic interval from Labrenzia sp. VG12 contains the following:
- the bamA gene encoding outer membrane protein assembly factor BamA, translated to MQRLQKLTRAVLLAAAIFTAGSAMPQAFGPVSLVSEAEAAVARNIQVNGNTRVEDETVISYLTIVPGRSYSAFDVDESLKALYATGLFATVDITPRGSTVVVTVTENPIINRVSFEGNRKIKDDALETAVRSQPRSMLSRAKVQADVQNILEAYRRSGRYGASVDPQIIDRGQNRVDLVFEINEGAKTGVERISFIGNNAFSDGRLRDVIRTRESGLLSWLRSTDTYDPDRLAADEELLRQYYNKKGYADFRIVSVSADLDREQNIFYVTFTVDEGEKYEIGDVEIVSTIPDVDPEELRRLVRTKSGRTFNSLRVEQTVEDITLRVSEEGYAFARVRPRGARDYDNNTISLIYYIEEGPRAYVERINIIGNDRTREYVIRREFDIAEGDAFNRALIDKAERRLRNLGFFEKVSVTTQQGSSPDRVVVNVRVEEKPTGEISFGVGYSTVDGVIGDISLTEKNFLGRGQFVKVAVGGGTDTQSYEFRFVEPFFMGRRVALDLDVYRKIDDANDYRSFDQKKTGGGFGFTLPLREEELTLRLFYNIFSEDNSDPDNKSTGINNCDTSSLSLAVCDSLGTYLTSLAGYELRYNTLDRNLDPTDGLYVSFGQEFAGLGGDSFYVKTEAQARAYKEILADYGLVGSLSVRGGNIFALGDERLRVSEQFMLGGNLVRGFENQGIGPRDAGTGDALGGQFYFAATAETRFPFPVLPKEFGLSGAVFADAGSLWDSDSDLVNLVENNGGRVDSNDFNIRASVGAGIRWNSPFGPLRADFAYPLVKDDDDKTQVFRLSGGTRF
- the lpxD gene encoding UDP-3-O-(3-hydroxymyristoyl)glucosamine N-acyltransferase — its product is MSEPSFFEAPAPVSLSDIAKWANAEIYRGDPSLEISSVGPLEDAGPGALVFFDNTAYLKQLEATTAAACLVGKRHKDKVPEGVAVLVCADAYRSWAMVLAQLYPAAMRPRDQGDAIVSERAHVDPEARLEDNVTVEPGAVVGAGAEIGAGTVIRSNAVIGRGAKIGRDCIIGPNSTVQHSVLGDRVFLHPGVACGQDGFGYAMGPGGHLKVPQVGRVIIQDDVEIGANTTIDRGANRDTMIGEGTKIDNQVQIGHNVVVGRHCVLVSQVGLSGSCTLEDFVAIGGQTGVRGHVTIGMGSQVAAVSVVSEDLPAGGRYGGTPAKPVKQWFREVAALRKLAERGGGS